In Candidatus Tanganyikabacteria bacterium, a single window of DNA contains:
- a CDS encoding glycosyltransferase family 4 protein: MASAPIRLLVVGDAGSPHTQRFCRFFAGRGLRRPPAEPPAQGPAGRHAPRPGTGAGAPGLVPWIEIAQRTVREVAPDLLHGHYASIHGLYAALTGFHPFVLTIWGSDVNVDPHLDTRYGNLVRYALRQADFMTGHAEDLIDNARRLAGFPLARIHQMRFGVDPEDFRPGLDAAPLRERYDIPAGARVVFSPRQFKRPANIHRLLEAAPLVLERVPGAIFVLMTLSTGNDPYRQELLDLIDRLGLGEAVRIVEDVPHAEMPLWFALASVTLSIRDVDAASVTVMESLAAGVPVVASDIPSNHELIDAACGVLVDPHDVAALAGAILLVLDDPAAAAAMGMRGRGKMLEMADHRRHLARVGEFYRELLAAPPERVQADPLAAACWLASRALRRGSLRGRPVGDRGGLGRLRVALGEGDHAPCGRVAAPPGHRGRCQDHGGFRYCWLRGPLTGCCCRFSWSSIPSPGCSASRRTSPRPATGRSCRSCPGPRAAAPGPVPWSTCITRSTPPINSWRRPWACGWATGSGGPTSCA; the protein is encoded by the coding sequence GTGGCTAGCGCGCCCATCCGCCTGCTCGTGGTGGGGGATGCCGGCAGCCCGCACACCCAGCGCTTCTGTCGCTTCTTCGCCGGGCGAGGGCTGCGACGTCCACCTGCTGAGCCACCGGCCCAAGGACCTGCCGGGCGTCACGCTCCACGTCCCGGAACCGGCGCCGGCGCCCCTGGACTCGTGCCGTGGATCGAGATCGCCCAGCGCACGGTCCGCGAGGTCGCGCCCGACCTGCTCCACGGCCACTATGCGAGCATCCACGGCCTGTATGCGGCCCTCACCGGCTTCCACCCGTTCGTCCTCACCATCTGGGGCTCGGACGTCAACGTCGATCCCCACCTCGATACGCGGTACGGCAACCTGGTCCGCTACGCCCTTCGCCAGGCGGATTTCATGACCGGCCACGCCGAGGACCTCATCGACAACGCCCGGCGCCTTGCGGGCTTTCCGCTGGCCCGCATACACCAGATGCGCTTCGGCGTGGATCCCGAGGACTTCCGGCCCGGCCTCGACGCCGCGCCGTTGCGCGAGCGATACGACATCCCCGCGGGGGCGCGGGTGGTGTTCAGCCCGCGGCAGTTCAAGCGCCCCGCCAACATCCACCGGTTGCTGGAAGCGGCTCCGCTGGTGCTGGAGCGAGTGCCGGGCGCGATCTTCGTGCTCATGACCCTCTCGACCGGCAACGATCCCTACCGCCAGGAGTTGCTGGACCTGATCGATCGACTGGGCCTGGGCGAGGCCGTGCGCATCGTCGAGGACGTGCCCCACGCCGAGATGCCGCTGTGGTTCGCCCTCGCGTCGGTCACCCTCTCGATCCGCGATGTGGACGCCGCGTCGGTGACCGTCATGGAAAGCCTGGCCGCGGGCGTGCCGGTCGTCGCGAGCGACATCCCGAGCAATCACGAACTGATCGACGCCGCCTGCGGCGTGCTGGTCGATCCCCACGACGTGGCGGCCCTGGCCGGGGCGATCCTGCTGGTCCTGGACGATCCGGCGGCGGCCGCCGCCATGGGGATGCGCGGCCGCGGGAAGATGCTCGAGATGGCCGACCACCGCCGCCACCTGGCCAGGGTCGGGGAGTTCTACCGCGAACTGCTCGCGGCGCCGCCCGAGCGAGTGCAGGCCGATCCGCTCGCCGCCGCGTGCTGGCTGGCCTCGCGGGCGTTGCGGAGAGGATCGCTACGAGGACGGCCAGTCGGCGATCGAGGCGGTCTCGGCCGTTTGCGAGTCGCCCTGGGAGAAGGCGACCATGCTCCTTGCGGCCGAGTTGCTGCTCCACCCGGGCATCGGGGCCGATGCCAAGACCATGGCGGTTTCCGCTATTGCTGGCTACGCGGGCCCCTGACGGGATGCTGCTGCCGATTCTCCTGGTCGTCGATCCCATCTCCTGGGTGTTCGGCGAGCCGCCGAACTTCGCCCAGGCCGGCAACGGGTCGGTCCTGTCGGTCGTGTCCAGGGCCGAGGGCCGCGGCGCCCGGGCCGGTGCCCTGGTCGACCTGTATTACCCGCAGTACGCCGCCGATCAACTCGTGGAGGCGACCGTGGGCTTGCGGCTGGGCGACCGGATCAGGTGGGCCCACGAGCTGCGCCTGA